The following proteins are encoded in a genomic region of Limosilactobacillus reuteri subsp. reuteri:
- the cobT gene encoding nicotinate-nucleotide--dimethylbenzimidazole phosphoribosyltransferase, translated as MEFDEVELRPLNEEKMNAMQQKIDDLAKPVKGLGRLEELADHLAGIYRTTDFNITPRKCLVFAADNGVVHEGVSASPQKITAIQAVNMMKGHTTVAALAKAFNCDLQVYDIGIKTDLNFPLVRVHKIRHETEDMLHKPAMSIAEAREAVQYGFDMGVKAFEEGNQVIATGELGMGNTTAASAIIAALLNKTAAEVVGRGSNISDERLKHKIDVVNRSLERANLKENESPDPLIVLSEVGALELGAMAGAMLSAGAMNKPVLLDGFLSYSAALLANSIKPGVVNYMIPTHKSKEKGSRIVLDALGLDPYIDINMCVGEGSGAMMLLPWLDGVKAMLTNMNTLQEMDFNFIP; from the coding sequence ATGGAATTTGATGAAGTAGAGTTGCGACCACTTAATGAAGAGAAAATGAACGCAATGCAGCAGAAAATAGATGATCTTGCTAAACCGGTAAAAGGGCTTGGCCGCTTAGAAGAACTTGCTGATCATTTAGCAGGAATTTATCGAACAACTGATTTTAATATTACACCACGAAAATGCTTAGTTTTTGCAGCTGATAATGGAGTTGTTCATGAAGGGGTTTCTGCTAGTCCGCAAAAAATTACAGCAATTCAAGCAGTTAACATGATGAAGGGACATACTACCGTTGCAGCACTAGCAAAAGCTTTTAATTGTGACTTACAAGTTTATGATATTGGAATTAAAACAGATTTGAATTTTCCTTTGGTCAGGGTTCATAAAATCCGTCATGAAACTGAAGATATGCTACATAAACCAGCAATGTCGATAGCAGAAGCGAGAGAAGCTGTACAATATGGTTTCGATATGGGAGTAAAAGCATTTGAAGAAGGTAATCAGGTAATTGCAACAGGCGAACTAGGGATGGGAAATACCACTGCTGCTTCAGCAATAATTGCAGCACTTTTGAATAAAACAGCAGCAGAAGTTGTTGGGCGGGGGTCTAATATTTCTGATGAACGTTTAAAACATAAGATTGATGTTGTTAATAGAAGCCTTGAACGAGCAAACTTGAAAGAAAACGAATCACCGGATCCGCTTATAGTATTAAGTGAGGTTGGTGCACTCGAATTAGGTGCAATGGCTGGAGCAATGCTTTCAGCTGGAGCAATGAATAAACCTGTTCTTCTTGATGGATTCTTATCTTATTCAGCAGCATTACTAGCGAATTCAATCAAGCCAGGAGTAGTAAATTATATGATCCCTACCCATAAATCAAAGGAAAAAGGATCTCGAATTGTTCTTGATGCTCTCGGTCTTGATCCTTATATTGATATTAATATGTGTGTGGGTGAAGGGAGTGGGGCCATGATGCTCTTACCATGGCTTGATGGAGTGAAGGCAATGCTCACAAATATGAATACATTGCAGGAGATGGACTTCAATTTCATTCCGTAA
- a CDS encoding uroporphyrinogen-III synthase, with the protein MAILITYPKNKVPVYWRIKLEQKDDVIYFPFRILKAVNLTQEDKEILQNSKALTITSLFGAQVFCNQLKKLNSTATIYVLSKKIQQNLENKVSNPIQVAPSENRKSLLEELKNKHVTDVCWLIGDKAEKYYSDFYGRKIVIYKNTWDKQHEGKALKIFMKQHITSALVTSISNFNRMFGVMTRVDSNEYRDINYYVLGENTGNYIQEKGLKVIYPDRKKHVLENVLDSLWHYEREN; encoded by the coding sequence ATGGCAATTTTGATTACTTATCCTAAAAATAAAGTTCCAGTATATTGGCGAATAAAGTTAGAACAAAAAGACGATGTGATCTATTTTCCATTCCGAATTTTGAAAGCGGTTAATTTAACGCAAGAAGATAAAGAGATTTTACAAAATAGTAAGGCCCTAACAATCACTAGTCTTTTTGGTGCGCAGGTATTTTGCAATCAGTTAAAGAAACTAAATTCAACAGCAACTATTTATGTTCTTAGCAAAAAAATTCAGCAAAATTTGGAAAATAAGGTTAGTAATCCAATTCAAGTTGCTCCAAGTGAGAACCGGAAATCATTATTAGAGGAATTAAAGAATAAACATGTTACGGATGTTTGTTGGCTTATTGGAGATAAAGCAGAGAAATACTATTCCGATTTTTATGGACGAAAAATTGTAATTTATAAAAATACATGGGATAAACAGCATGAAGGAAAAGCACTTAAAATTTTTATGAAACAACATATTACAAGTGCATTAGTTACTAGTATTTCGAACTTTAATCGTATGTTTGGAGTTATGACGAGAGTAGATAGTAATGAGTATCGTGATATTAATTACTATGTCTTAGGAGAGAATACCGGTAATTATATCCAAGAAAAGGGATTGAAAGTTATATATCCCGATAGGAAAAAGCACGTACTTGAAAATGTTTTAGATAGCTTATGGCATTATGAGAGGGAAAATTAA
- a CDS encoding histidine phosphatase family protein, protein MKLILARHGETEFNRLRKFYGTANVEIDEKGKEQAKLLATKVNKLYPTLFVVTNLKRTVQTLVPLKEQRPTVPTIVLPDFAEKGFGCWEGLDANEIENRYPDEWEKWLAAPLTYTPPTIEAFSDFKERVNYGLRWLLDHTMENDVVFVVAHLGSIRIIYQELVDPTADFYSLNFPASCYSVINLKNGIVQNWYLNQ, encoded by the coding sequence ATGAAATTAATTTTAGCTCGTCATGGTGAAACAGAATTTAATCGTTTGCGAAAATTTTATGGCACTGCCAATGTGGAAATTGATGAAAAAGGAAAAGAACAAGCAAAATTATTAGCAACAAAAGTAAATAAGTTATATCCAACACTATTTGTCGTGACTAACTTAAAACGAACAGTCCAAACATTAGTCCCATTAAAAGAACAGCGTCCAACGGTTCCCACAATCGTATTACCGGATTTTGCCGAAAAAGGATTTGGATGCTGGGAAGGATTAGATGCGAATGAGATAGAGAATCGTTATCCAGATGAATGGGAAAAGTGGTTAGCAGCTCCATTAACCTATACCCCTCCTACAATAGAAGCATTTAGTGATTTTAAAGAGCGGGTAAATTACGGTTTACGATGGTTATTAGATCATACAATGGAAAATGATGTTGTTTTTGTTGTCGCTCATCTAGGCTCTATTAGAATTATTTATCAAGAATTGGTTGATCCAACGGCGGACTTTTATTCGCTTAACTTTCCGGCATCTTGTTACAGCGTTATTAATCTAAAAAATGGTATTGTTCAGAATTGGTATCTTAATCAATAA
- a CDS encoding adenosylcobinamide-GDP ribazoletransferase has translation MLDSLILFGQFFTKLNIPISVDDATNKVKTSIQYITLFSFLLGCIEGVVFWGFTYLFPIWFAWILYWITDGLLTGGFHLDALADTADGFFSSRTSDKIYAIMKDSRLGTMGSLALLYYYGLVIGLGIIISSYFDLFHMILLTVCLTMLTKTGLSLLFYKMVYPENKHGLSNIWLGISTWRIIVAQIFSIIIIGLCFSWQGLISYLAIPIIAISYRRKVTKVLGGTPGDTLGAFASLSPLIFLFVLTILTRWGL, from the coding sequence ATGTTAGATTCATTGATTTTATTTGGTCAATTTTTTACCAAGTTAAATATTCCAATTTCAGTTGATGATGCTACTAATAAAGTTAAAACTAGTATTCAATACATTACATTATTTAGCTTTTTATTAGGGTGTATCGAAGGGGTAGTTTTTTGGGGATTTACATACTTATTTCCGATATGGTTTGCATGGATTCTTTACTGGATTACTGATGGCTTATTAACGGGCGGATTTCATTTAGATGCACTGGCGGATACCGCAGATGGATTCTTTTCATCACGAACATCAGATAAAATTTATGCAATCATGAAAGATAGTAGACTTGGGACAATGGGGAGCCTTGCATTACTATATTATTATGGATTAGTAATCGGACTAGGAATCATTATTAGTTCGTATTTTGATTTATTTCACATGATTTTATTGACCGTTTGTTTAACAATGTTAACTAAAACTGGTTTGTCTTTATTATTTTATAAAATGGTTTATCCCGAAAATAAACATGGGCTTTCGAATATTTGGCTAGGAATAAGCACATGGCGAATTATTGTTGCACAAATTTTTTCCATTATAATAATAGGTTTATGTTTCTCTTGGCAGGGATTAATAAGCTATCTGGCAATTCCAATAATAGCAATTTCTTATCGACGAAAGGTCACGAAAGTATTAGGGGGAACGCCAGGGGATACTTTAGGTGCGTTTGCAAGTTTATCACCGTTAATCTTTTTGTTTGTCCTTACAATATTGACGAGGTGGGGATTATGA
- a CDS encoding bifunctional adenosylcobinamide kinase/adenosylcobinamide-phosphate guanylyltransferase, whose amino-acid sequence MNNSSLTFVLGGAKSGKSEFAEHLYSRKERICYIATGVVKNPDGEMQLRIQRHQARRSNKWITREQYQHVDELINNSQQDGYLLDDAIMLVTNLFYDLVLAKTSPEKIDDYLESASSQEIATVREKILSNWKKILAAVRVNNQSMVIVSDEVGLGVVPATKQTRILRDLYGEVNQLIAKEADNVYFVISGIAQKLK is encoded by the coding sequence ATGAATAACAGCAGTTTAACCTTTGTTTTAGGAGGGGCAAAAAGTGGTAAATCCGAATTTGCAGAGCACTTGTATTCACGGAAAGAACGGATCTGTTATATTGCGACCGGAGTAGTAAAAAATCCCGATGGCGAAATGCAACTTCGAATTCAGCGTCACCAAGCTCGACGTTCAAATAAATGGATAACTCGCGAGCAGTATCAGCACGTCGATGAACTTATTAATAATAGTCAACAAGATGGTTACTTACTTGATGATGCCATTATGTTAGTTACTAATCTTTTTTATGACTTAGTTTTAGCAAAAACATCGCCGGAAAAAATCGATGATTATTTAGAAAGTGCTTCTTCACAAGAAATAGCGACAGTACGGGAAAAAATACTTAGTAATTGGAAAAAGATCTTAGCTGCTGTTCGAGTAAACAATCAATCAATGGTGATTGTTAGTGATGAAGTTGGGTTAGGAGTAGTACCGGCTACAAAGCAGACACGTATATTACGGGATCTTTATGGAGAAGTTAATCAATTAATCGCTAAAGAAGCCGATAATGTTTATTTTGTTATTAGTGGAATTGCGCAGAAGTTAAAGTAG